TAAGCATGGTGATGTATCGGTACAGCAAATCGCCGATTCTTTTAACATCCATCCAAATGTTGCCCGTTTGCATTTGTCAAAACTGGAGGATATCGACATGTTGACCTCGGATGCCCGAAAGACCGGGAAAGGCGGTCGTCCCAGCAGACTTTATCGATTATCCGATAAAGTCATTCAGCTAAATTTTCCATATAGGAACTATCAGCTGCTTTCAAAGATTGCCATCAAGACGATGATGACATTAGGGGAACAAGGAAAACAGGCACTTTATGAAACGGGAAAAGTATTCGGGGAGGATTTGATCAATCAGCAACTAGCCTTGACATCGATCGATGGACTTAGTTTTGGGGAAAAGGTCAATATGCTTAAAAATGCGGCTACCCTCGCAGGATTATCTCCTGAAATACAAGCAAGCGAAGAAGAAAATAAAATATACTTCCGTATCTTCAATTGCCCGTTTAAGGAAGTGGCTGAAGTGGAGCCAAGAACAATCTGCTCCATGCACAATTCATTTTTAGAAGGTATGTTCGAAGCTTTGTTTG
This sequence is a window from Brevibacillus sp. JNUCC-41. Protein-coding genes within it:
- a CDS encoding helix-turn-helix transcriptional regulator; its protein translation is MEQTLKITNVLADPTRYNIYQYIVNKHGDVSVQQIADSFNIHPNVARLHLSKLEDIDMLTSDARKTGKGGRPSRLYRLSDKVIQLNFPYRNYQLLSKIAIKTMMTLGEQGKQALYETGKVFGEDLINQQLALTSIDGLSFGEKVNMLKNAATLAGLSPEIQASEEENKIYFRIFNCPFKEVAEVEPRTICSMHNSFLEGMFEALFENVNIVELENMMSNCATCSYQASVLT